A window from Pseudomonas sp. MRSN 12121 encodes these proteins:
- a CDS encoding cytochrome bc complex cytochrome b subunit has translation MSKFMDWVDARFPATKMWEDHLSKYYAPKNFNFFYFFGSLALLVLVNQIVTGVWLTMSYTPSAEEAFASVEYIMRDVEYGSILRLLHSTGASAFFIVVYLHMFRGLLYGSYQKPRELVWLFGMLIYLALMAEAFMGYLLPWGQMSYWGAQVIISLFGAIPVIGNDLTQWIRGDYLISGITLNRFFALHVVALPIVILGLVVLHILALHEVGSNNPDGVDIKKHKDENGVPLDGIAFHPYYTVKDIVGVVVFLFIFCSIVFFFPEMGGYFLEKPNFEQANPFKTPEHIAPVWYFTPFYAILRAVPDKLLGVIAMGAAIAVLFVLPWLDRSPVKSMRYKGWLSKIWLVVFCISFVILGILGVLAPTPGRTLLSQVCTFLYFAYFILMPFYTRLEKTKPVPERVTG, from the coding sequence ATGAGCAAGTTCATGGATTGGGTTGATGCGCGCTTCCCCGCGACCAAGATGTGGGAAGACCATCTCAGCAAGTATTACGCTCCGAAGAACTTCAACTTCTTCTATTTCTTTGGCTCCCTGGCCCTGCTGGTCCTGGTCAATCAGATCGTTACCGGTGTCTGGCTGACCATGAGCTACACCCCGTCGGCGGAAGAGGCATTTGCCTCTGTCGAATACATCATGCGCGACGTCGAGTACGGCTCGATCCTGCGCCTGCTGCACTCCACTGGCGCCTCGGCGTTCTTCATCGTGGTCTACCTGCATATGTTCCGTGGCCTGCTCTACGGTTCGTACCAGAAGCCACGTGAGCTGGTCTGGCTGTTCGGCATGCTGATCTACCTGGCGCTGATGGCCGAAGCCTTCATGGGCTACCTGCTGCCTTGGGGGCAAATGTCCTATTGGGGCGCCCAGGTGATCATCTCGCTGTTTGGTGCGATTCCGGTCATCGGCAACGACCTGACCCAGTGGATCCGTGGTGACTACCTGATTTCCGGTATTACCCTGAACCGCTTCTTCGCCTTGCACGTAGTGGCCCTGCCGATCGTGATTCTCGGTCTGGTGGTGCTGCACATCCTGGCGCTGCACGAAGTCGGCTCGAACAACCCGGACGGCGTGGATATCAAGAAGCACAAGGACGAGAACGGCGTACCGCTGGACGGCATCGCGTTCCATCCGTACTACACCGTGAAAGATATCGTGGGTGTGGTGGTGTTCCTGTTCATCTTCTGTTCGATCGTGTTCTTCTTCCCGGAAATGGGTGGTTATTTCCTCGAGAAGCCGAACTTCGAACAAGCCAACCCGTTCAAGACGCCTGAGCATATTGCGCCGGTTTGGTACTTCACGCCGTTCTACGCGATTCTGCGTGCGGTTCCGGACAAGTTGCTGGGTGTCATCGCGATGGGCGCGGCGATCGCTGTGCTGTTCGTGCTGCCCTGGCTTGATCGCAGCCCGGTCAAGTCCATGCGTTACAAGGGATGGCTGAGCAAGATCTGGCTGGTGGTGTTCTGCATTTCGTTCGTGATCCTGGGGATCCTGGGCGTTCTGGCACCCACTCCGGGCCGTACGTTGCTGTCGCAGGTATGTACCTTCCTGTACTTCGCCTACTTCATTCTGATGCCGTTCTACACCAGGCTCGAGAAGACCAAACCGGTTCCGGAAAGGGTGACTGGCTGA
- the petA gene encoding ubiquinol-cytochrome c reductase iron-sulfur subunit: MSNDGVNAGRRRFLVAATSVVGAAGAVGAAVPFVGSWFPSAKAKAAGAPVKVNISKIDPGQQMIAEWRGQPVFIVRRTQEILGNLKKIEGQLSDPDSKNSVQPTYVDPEVRSIKPEILLLIGICTHLGCSPTFRPEVAPADLGKDWVGGYFCPCHGSHYDLAGRVYKSQPAPLNLPVPPHSYESDDLIVIGVDTEKA; this comes from the coding sequence ATGAGCAATGACGGCGTGAATGCAGGCCGGCGTCGCTTCCTTGTAGCAGCTACATCCGTGGTAGGTGCTGCAGGAGCGGTGGGGGCTGCGGTCCCGTTCGTGGGGTCATGGTTTCCCAGTGCCAAGGCGAAAGCCGCAGGTGCACCGGTGAAAGTGAATATCAGCAAAATCGACCCAGGTCAGCAGATGATTGCTGAATGGCGGGGTCAGCCGGTATTTATCGTCCGCCGCACGCAGGAGATCCTGGGGAATCTCAAGAAAATCGAGGGTCAACTGTCTGACCCGGACTCCAAGAACTCGGTTCAACCGACCTACGTCGATCCAGAAGTGCGTTCGATCAAGCCAGAGATTCTGTTGCTGATCGGCATCTGCACTCACCTGGGTTGTTCTCCGACTTTCCGCCCCGAAGTGGCGCCTGCGGATCTGGGCAAGGATTGGGTAGGTGGCTATTTCTGCCCTTGCCACGGTTCCCACTACGATCTGGCTGGCCGCGTCTACAAGTCGCAACCTGCGCCTTTGAACCTGCCAGTACCCCCGCATTCCTATGAGTCGGATGACCTTATCGTCATTGGCGTCGATACGGAGAAAGCGTGA
- the rpsI gene encoding 30S ribosomal protein S9, with protein MSATQNYGTGRRKTATARVFLRPGTGNISINNRSLDSFFGRETARMVVRQPLELTETVEKFDIYVTVIGGGVSGQAGAIRHGITRALMDYDETLRSALRKAGYVTRDAREVERKKVGLRKARKRPQYSKR; from the coding sequence ATGTCGGCGACTCAAAATTACGGCACTGGCCGTCGCAAGACTGCAACCGCACGCGTTTTCCTGCGTCCGGGCACTGGCAACATCTCGATCAACAACCGTTCCCTGGATAGCTTCTTCGGTCGCGAAACTGCCCGCATGGTAGTTCGTCAGCCGCTGGAACTGACCGAGACCGTCGAGAAGTTCGATATCTACGTCACCGTTATCGGTGGTGGTGTGAGTGGCCAGGCTGGCGCAATCCGCCACGGTATCACCCGTGCCCTGATGGACTACGACGAAACTCTGCGCAGCGCTCTGCGTAAAGCTGGTTACGTAACCCGTGACGCGCGTGAAGTTGAACGTAAGAAAGTTGGTCTGCGCAAGGCGCGTAAGCGTCCGCAGTACTCGAAGCGTTAA
- the rplM gene encoding 50S ribosomal protein L13, whose amino-acid sequence MKTFTAKPETVKRDWFVVDAAGQTLGRLATEIASRLRGKHKPEYTPHVDTGDYIVVINAEQVRVTGAKTSDKMYYSHSGFPGGIKSINFEKLIAKAPERVIETAVKGMLPKNPLGRDMYRKLKVYAGAAHPHTAQQPQELKI is encoded by the coding sequence ATGAAAACTTTTACTGCTAAACCGGAAACAGTTAAGCGCGACTGGTTTGTCGTCGACGCTGCTGGTCAGACCCTGGGTCGTCTGGCCACCGAGATCGCCAGCCGTCTGCGTGGCAAGCACAAGCCTGAATACACCCCTCACGTCGACACCGGTGACTACATCGTCGTGATCAACGCTGAGCAAGTACGTGTTACTGGTGCCAAGACCTCTGACAAAATGTACTACTCCCACTCCGGTTTCCCGGGCGGCATCAAGTCGATCAACTTTGAAAAGCTGATCGCCAAAGCCCCTGAGCGCGTGATCGAGACCGCGGTAAAAGGCATGCTGCCTAAGAACCCGCTGGGTCGCGACATGTACCGTAAGCTGAAAGTCTATGCGGGCGCTGCTCACCCTCATACTGCTCAGCAGCCCCAAGAACTGAAGATTTAA
- a CDS encoding NADP(H)-dependent aldo-keto reductase yields the protein MDYRQLGRTDLNVSAICLGTMTWGEQNSEAEAFAQIERAKAAGINFIDTAEMYPVPPKADTYATTERYIGNWFKARGDRADWILASKIAGPGNTIDYIRDKQLKHNRKHIVEAVDASLKRLQTDWIDLYQLHWPERSTNFFGQLGYKHKEEDFTPLEETLEALDEQVKAGKIRHIGLSNETPWGTMKFLALAESRGWPRAVSIQNPYNLLNRSFEVGLAEVAIREQCGLLAYSPLAFGFLSGKYEGGARPPKGRLSLYSRFSRYFNPQSEAACSRYVALAREHGLDPARMALAFVTRQPFVTSNIIGATTLEQLDSNIASFELKLSEEVLAGIEAIHKDHPNPAP from the coding sequence ATGGACTATCGCCAGCTAGGCCGGACCGACCTGAACGTGAGTGCAATCTGCCTGGGAACCATGACCTGGGGCGAGCAGAACAGCGAGGCCGAGGCCTTCGCCCAGATCGAACGGGCCAAGGCCGCCGGGATCAATTTCATCGATACCGCCGAGATGTACCCCGTGCCGCCCAAGGCCGACACCTATGCCACCACCGAGCGCTACATCGGCAACTGGTTCAAGGCCCGCGGCGATCGCGCCGACTGGATTCTGGCCAGCAAGATCGCCGGCCCCGGCAACACCATCGACTACATTCGCGACAAACAGCTCAAGCACAACCGCAAGCATATAGTCGAAGCCGTGGACGCCAGCCTCAAGCGCCTGCAGACCGACTGGATCGACCTTTACCAGTTGCACTGGCCGGAGCGCAGCACCAACTTCTTCGGCCAGTTGGGCTACAAGCACAAGGAAGAAGACTTCACCCCGCTGGAAGAAACCCTCGAGGCCCTGGACGAACAGGTCAAGGCCGGCAAGATCCGTCACATCGGCCTGTCCAACGAAACCCCGTGGGGCACCATGAAGTTCCTGGCCCTGGCCGAAAGTCGCGGCTGGCCACGGGCGGTATCGATCCAGAACCCCTACAACCTGCTCAATCGCAGCTTCGAAGTGGGCCTGGCGGAAGTCGCCATTCGCGAACAGTGCGGCTTGCTGGCCTACTCGCCCCTGGCGTTCGGCTTTCTTTCCGGCAAATACGAAGGCGGCGCGCGCCCACCCAAAGGGCGCCTGAGCCTTTACAGCCGCTTCAGCCGTTACTTCAACCCGCAATCGGAAGCGGCTTGCAGCCGTTATGTCGCCCTGGCTCGCGAGCATGGCCTGGATCCGGCGCGAATGGCCCTGGCGTTCGTCACCCGGCAGCCGTTCGTCACCAGCAACATCATTGGCGCGACCACTCTAGAGCAACTGGACAGCAACATCGCCAGTTTCGAGCTGAAGTTGTCGGAAGAGGTCCTGGCCGGCATCGAGGCGATCCACAAGGATCACCCGAACCCGGCACCATAA
- a CDS encoding acyl-CoA dehydrogenase family protein: MIPRTLFSSEHELFRDSVRTFLEKEAVPFHGQWEKQGYIDRALWNKAGEAGMLCSHLPEEYGGLGADFLYSAVVIEEVGRLGLTGIGFSLHSDIVAPYILHYGSEALKRKYLPKLVSGEMVTAIAMTEPGAGSDLQGVKTTAVADGDDYVINGSKTFITNGYLADLVIVVAKTDPKAGAKGTSLFLVEADTPGFSKGKRLEKVGMKAQDTSELFFQDVRVPKENLLGQAGAGFAYLMQELPQERLTVAVGGLASAEAALQWTLEYTRERKAFGKSIADFQNTRFKLAEMATEIQIGRVFVDRCLELHLQGKLDVPTAAMAKYWGTDLQCKVLDECVQLHGGYGFMWEYPVARAWADARVQRIYAGTNEIMKEIIARSL; this comes from the coding sequence ATGATTCCCAGAACCTTGTTCAGCTCCGAGCACGAACTTTTTCGTGACAGCGTGCGTACCTTCCTGGAAAAGGAAGCCGTGCCATTCCATGGGCAATGGGAAAAACAGGGTTACATCGACCGGGCCTTGTGGAACAAGGCGGGGGAGGCGGGGATGCTCTGCTCGCATCTTCCCGAAGAATACGGTGGCCTCGGGGCGGATTTTCTCTATAGCGCGGTGGTGATCGAGGAGGTGGGGCGCCTGGGCCTGACCGGCATCGGCTTTTCCCTGCACTCCGATATCGTCGCGCCTTACATCCTGCATTACGGCAGCGAGGCACTGAAACGTAAGTACCTGCCGAAACTGGTGTCCGGCGAGATGGTGACGGCCATCGCCATGACCGAGCCGGGCGCAGGCTCAGATTTGCAAGGGGTCAAGACCACCGCCGTGGCGGATGGCGACGACTACGTGATCAACGGCTCCAAGACCTTTATCACCAACGGCTACCTGGCCGACCTGGTGATTGTCGTGGCCAAGACCGATCCCAAGGCCGGGGCCAAGGGCACCAGCCTGTTTCTGGTGGAGGCGGATACGCCGGGCTTCTCCAAGGGCAAGCGGTTGGAAAAGGTCGGCATGAAGGCCCAGGACACTTCCGAGCTGTTCTTCCAGGATGTTCGTGTACCGAAAGAGAACCTGCTGGGGCAGGCCGGGGCGGGTTTTGCCTATCTGATGCAGGAGTTGCCGCAGGAGCGCCTGACGGTCGCCGTGGGTGGCCTGGCATCGGCCGAGGCGGCGTTGCAGTGGACTCTGGAATACACCCGGGAGCGCAAGGCGTTCGGCAAATCGATCGCCGACTTCCAGAACACGCGTTTCAAGCTGGCGGAAATGGCCACCGAAATCCAGATCGGCCGGGTCTTCGTCGACCGCTGCCTGGAGTTGCACCTGCAGGGCAAGCTCGACGTGCCGACCGCCGCGATGGCCAAGTACTGGGGGACGGACCTGCAATGCAAGGTGCTCGACGAGTGCGTGCAGTTGCACGGCGGTTACGGCTTCATGTGGGAATATCCGGTGGCCAGGGCCTGGGCGGATGCGCGGGTGCAGCGGATCTATGCCGGGACCAACGAGATCATGAAGGAAATCATCGCGCGTTCCCTGTAA
- a CDS encoding GlxA family transcriptional regulator, whose protein sequence is MASLRYGKQLGQGLTPAFEIRLVSPDGTPVRSFSDVIIPVDGALEDTDVIILPAFWDDFETLCQRYPQILPWLRQQHARGAVLCGEATGVFWLAEAGLLDGKEATTYWRFFNAFSERFPKVQLNQDKHLTDADNLYCAGGPTSACDLYIYLIERFCGANIAQAVARDILYEVQRSYSPGRIGFGGQKLHQDVIILQIQHWLEEHFSDKFRFEDVAREHGMSIRNFMRRFQTATGDKPLHYLQRLRIETAKGLLSGTRKSIKTISYEVGYDDASFFARLFRQHTELSPNQYRQQFLQQAA, encoded by the coding sequence ATGGCCAGCCTGCGCTACGGCAAGCAACTGGGCCAGGGCCTGACTCCGGCCTTCGAAATCCGCCTGGTCAGCCCCGACGGCACACCGGTGCGCAGTTTCAGCGACGTGATCATCCCGGTGGACGGCGCCCTGGAAGATACCGACGTGATCATTCTCCCGGCGTTCTGGGACGATTTTGAAACCCTCTGCCAGCGTTATCCACAGATCCTGCCCTGGCTGCGCCAGCAGCATGCCCGCGGTGCCGTGCTCTGCGGCGAGGCCACCGGGGTGTTCTGGCTGGCCGAAGCCGGCTTGCTCGACGGCAAGGAAGCCACCACCTACTGGCGCTTCTTCAACGCCTTCAGCGAACGCTTCCCCAAGGTCCAGCTCAATCAGGACAAGCACCTGACCGACGCCGACAACCTGTATTGCGCCGGCGGCCCGACCTCGGCCTGCGACCTGTACATCTACCTGATCGAACGTTTCTGCGGCGCCAACATTGCCCAGGCCGTGGCCCGCGACATCCTCTACGAAGTGCAGCGCAGCTATTCCCCGGGCCGTATCGGTTTCGGCGGCCAGAAGCTGCACCAGGATGTGATCATCCTGCAGATCCAGCATTGGCTGGAGGAGCACTTCTCCGACAAGTTCCGCTTCGAGGACGTGGCCCGCGAACACGGCATGAGCATCCGCAACTTCATGCGCCGCTTCCAGACCGCCACCGGCGACAAACCGCTGCACTACCTGCAACGCCTGCGCATCGAAACCGCCAAGGGCCTGCTCTCGGGAACCCGCAAAAGCATCAAGACCATCAGCTACGAGGTTGGCTACGACGATGCGAGCTTCTTCGCGCGGCTGTTCCGCCAGCACACCGAGCTGTCGCCCAACCAGTACCGGCAGCAGTTCCTGCAACAAGCCGCCTAA
- the zapE gene encoding cell division protein ZapE, with protein MTPLERYQADLKRPEFFHDAAQETAVRHLQRLYDDLIAASNNKPGLLGKLFGKKDQAPVKGLYFWGGVGRGKTYLVDTFFEALPFKQKVRTHFHRFMKRVHEEMKTLGGEKNPLTIIAKRFSEEARVICFDEFFVSDITDAMILGTLMEELFKNGVTLVATSNIVPDGLYKDGLQRARFLPAIALIKQHTEIVNVDSGVDYRLRHLEQAELYHFPLNEAAHESLRKSFRALTPECTQAVENDVLIVENREIRALRTCDDVAWFDFRELCDGPRSQNDYIELGKIFHAVLVSGVEQMSVATDDIARRFINMVDEFYDRNVKLIISAEVELKDLYTGGRLTFEFQRTLSRLLEMQSHEFLSRAHKP; from the coding sequence ATGACGCCCCTAGAACGATATCAAGCTGATCTGAAACGCCCAGAGTTCTTCCACGACGCCGCGCAGGAAACCGCCGTGCGTCATTTGCAGCGCCTGTACGACGACCTGATCGCTGCGTCGAACAACAAGCCGGGCCTGCTGGGCAAACTGTTTGGCAAGAAGGACCAGGCGCCGGTCAAGGGCCTGTATTTCTGGGGTGGCGTGGGGCGTGGCAAGACCTATCTGGTCGACACCTTCTTCGAGGCCTTGCCGTTCAAGCAGAAGGTCCGTACTCACTTCCACCGCTTCATGAAGCGTGTGCACGAAGAGATGAAGACCCTGGGCGGCGAGAAGAACCCGCTGACCATCATCGCCAAGCGCTTCTCCGAGGAAGCGCGGGTGATCTGCTTCGACGAATTCTTCGTTTCCGATATCACCGACGCCATGATCCTCGGCACGCTGATGGAAGAACTGTTCAAGAACGGCGTGACCCTGGTGGCCACCTCGAACATCGTGCCGGACGGCCTGTACAAGGACGGCCTGCAGCGCGCGCGTTTCCTGCCGGCCATTGCACTGATCAAGCAGCACACCGAGATCGTCAACGTCGACAGCGGCGTCGACTACCGCCTGCGCCACCTGGAACAGGCCGAGCTGTATCACTTCCCGCTGAACGAAGCGGCGCACGAAAGCCTGCGCAAGAGCTTCCGCGCCCTGACGCCGGAATGCACCCAGGCAGTGGAGAACGACGTGCTGATCGTCGAGAACCGCGAGATCCGCGCCTTGCGTACCTGCGATGACGTGGCCTGGTTCGACTTCCGCGAGTTGTGCGACGGCCCGCGCAGCCAGAACGACTACATCGAGCTGGGCAAGATCTTCCACGCCGTGCTGGTCAGCGGTGTCGAGCAGATGAGCGTCGCCACCGACGACATCGCCCGGCGCTTCATCAACATGGTCGACGAGTTCTATGACCGTAACGTCAAGCTGATCATTTCCGCCGAGGTCGAACTCAAGGACCTGTACACCGGCGGGCGCCTGACCTTCGAGTTCCAGCGCACCCTCAGCCGCCTGCTGGAAATGCAGTCCCACGAGTTCCTCTCGCGGGCGCACAAGCCTTAA
- a CDS encoding tryptophan--tRNA ligase → MTTRTRILTGITTTGTPHLGNYAGAIRPAILASRDSNADSFYFLADYHALIKCDDPLRIQRSRLEIAATWLAGGLDAERVTFYRQSDIPEIPELTWLLTCVAAKGLLNRAHAYKASVDKNVEAGEDPDAGITMGLYSYPVLMAADILMFNAHQVPVGRDQIQHVEMARDIGQRFNHLFGQGKEFFTLPEALIEESVATLPGLDGRKMSKSYDNTIPLFTSAKEMKDAISRIVTDSRAPGEAKDPDNSHLFTLFKAFATPTQADEFRGELLQGLGWGEAKGRLFTLLDDQLGEARERYHQLIERPSDLEDILQAGAKKARAVATPFLNELREAVGLRSFVNQVQVAASTKKKAAKSARFVSFREDDGSFRFRLLSADGEQLLLSRHFADGKAAGAVTKQLQAGQALDLRSEALGFSVWLEGECVADSPAFADAAARDAAIDALRIALTPVQD, encoded by the coding sequence ATGACTACTCGTACGCGTATCCTCACCGGCATCACCACCACCGGCACGCCGCACCTGGGCAACTACGCCGGTGCCATCCGCCCGGCGATCCTCGCCAGCCGCGACAGCAATGCCGATTCGTTCTATTTCCTGGCGGACTACCACGCGCTGATCAAGTGCGACGACCCGCTGCGCATCCAGCGCTCGCGCCTGGAGATCGCCGCGACCTGGCTCGCCGGTGGCCTGGATGCGGAGCGCGTGACCTTCTATCGCCAGTCGGACATTCCGGAAATCCCGGAACTGACCTGGCTGCTGACCTGCGTGGCGGCCAAGGGCCTGCTCAACCGCGCCCACGCCTACAAGGCCTCGGTGGATAAGAACGTCGAAGCCGGCGAGGATCCGGACGCCGGTATCACCATGGGCCTGTACAGCTATCCGGTCCTGATGGCCGCGGACATCCTGATGTTCAACGCCCACCAGGTGCCGGTCGGTCGCGACCAGATCCAGCACGTGGAAATGGCCCGCGACATCGGCCAGCGCTTCAACCACCTGTTCGGCCAGGGCAAGGAGTTCTTCACCCTGCCCGAGGCGCTGATCGAGGAAAGCGTCGCCACCTTGCCGGGCCTCGACGGTCGCAAGATGTCCAAGAGCTACGACAACACCATTCCGTTGTTCACGAGCGCCAAGGAGATGAAGGACGCGATCTCGCGCATCGTCACCGACTCCCGGGCCCCCGGCGAAGCCAAGGACCCGGACAACTCGCACCTGTTCACCCTGTTCAAGGCGTTCGCCACGCCGACCCAGGCCGACGAGTTCCGTGGTGAACTGCTGCAAGGCCTGGGCTGGGGCGAGGCGAAGGGCCGTCTGTTCACCCTGCTGGACGACCAGCTGGGCGAAGCCCGCGAGCGTTATCACCAGTTGATCGAGCGTCCTTCGGACCTGGAAGACATCCTGCAGGCCGGCGCCAAGAAAGCCCGCGCCGTGGCCACGCCGTTCCTCAACGAGCTGCGCGAGGCGGTGGGCCTGCGTTCGTTCGTCAACCAGGTACAAGTGGCGGCGAGCACGAAAAAGAAAGCGGCCAAGAGCGCACGCTTCGTCAGCTTCCGCGAAGACGACGGCAGCTTCCGCTTCCGCCTGCTGTCCGCCGATGGTGAGCAATTGCTGTTGTCGCGTCATTTCGCCGACGGCAAGGCCGCCGGTGCCGTGACCAAGCAACTGCAAGCCGGCCAGGCGCTGGACCTGCGCAGCGAGGCACTGGGTTTCAGTGTCTGGCTGGAAGGCGAGTGCGTTGCCGACAGCCCCGCCTTTGCCGACGCTGCGGCCCGCGATGCGGCCATCGATGCCCTGCGCATCGCCCTGACGCCGGTACAGGACTAA
- a CDS encoding alpha/beta hydrolase, with protein sequence MRETPVVIAGPAGQLETLYLDVADARGVALICHPNPVQGGTMLNKVVSTLQRTARDAGLVTLRFNYRGVGASEGSHDMGSGEVDDAQAAAEWLRAKHPTLPMTLLGFSFGGFVAASLGGRLEARGEALAHLFMVAPAVMRLRDSDSLPQNCPLTLIQPETDEVVEPQRVYDWSAALERPHELLKVAECGHFFHGKLTDLKDLVLPRLSN encoded by the coding sequence ATGCGTGAAACCCCCGTAGTGATTGCCGGCCCGGCAGGCCAGCTGGAAACCCTGTATCTGGATGTGGCCGATGCCCGTGGCGTGGCGCTGATCTGCCACCCGAACCCGGTGCAAGGCGGCACCATGCTCAACAAGGTGGTCTCGACCCTGCAACGCACGGCGCGCGATGCCGGCCTGGTCACTTTGCGTTTCAACTACCGCGGCGTCGGTGCCAGCGAGGGCAGCCACGACATGGGCAGCGGTGAAGTGGACGACGCCCAGGCAGCGGCCGAATGGCTGCGGGCCAAGCATCCGACGCTGCCGATGACGCTGCTCGGTTTCTCCTTTGGCGGCTTTGTCGCGGCCAGCCTTGGCGGGCGCCTGGAAGCCCGTGGCGAGGCGCTCGCGCACCTGTTCATGGTCGCGCCCGCGGTGATGCGTCTGCGCGATAGCGATTCGCTGCCGCAGAACTGTCCGCTGACCCTGATCCAGCCGGAAACCGACGAAGTGGTCGAGCCGCAACGGGTCTACGACTGGTCCGCTGCGCTCGAACGCCCCCATGAGCTGCTGAAAGTGGCAGAATGCGGGCACTTTTTTCATGGCAAGCTCACCGACCTCAAGGATCTGGTGCTGCCACGACTCTCGAATTGA
- a CDS encoding YhcB family protein, translated as MEHSLLVWLLPTLALIAGVAIGFLVARLLPNAAPNRTQRQLDDIQERFDSYQNEVVTHFNSTATLVKKLTQSYQEVQDHLAEGANRLALDELTRQRLLAALHSDSVQAPRERLTPPRDQEPPRDYAPKSPNAPGMLDEHYGLKK; from the coding sequence GTGGAACACTCGCTCTTAGTTTGGTTGTTGCCGACTCTTGCCCTGATCGCGGGTGTCGCCATTGGATTTCTGGTCGCTCGCCTGCTGCCGAATGCCGCGCCTAACCGCACGCAGCGTCAGCTGGATGATATTCAGGAACGTTTTGACAGCTATCAGAACGAAGTGGTCACCCACTTCAACAGCACCGCCACGCTGGTGAAAAAACTCACTCAAAGCTATCAGGAAGTACAGGATCATCTCGCCGAGGGCGCCAACCGTCTGGCCCTGGACGAACTGACTCGCCAACGCCTGCTGGCCGCGCTGCACTCCGACTCGGTGCAGGCACCGCGCGAGCGCCTGACGCCACCGCGCGACCAGGAACCGCCACGGGACTACGCGCCAAAGTCGCCTAACGCGCCTGGCATGCTCGACGAGCATTACGGCCTGAAGAAGTAA
- a CDS encoding OmpA family protein encodes MFTSRRLIVVATAVALLSGCASPNPYDNQGQADGSTGMSKTAKYGGLGALAGALAGAAIDHNNRGKGALIGAAVVGASAAGYGYYADQQEKKLRASMANTGVEVQRQGDQIKLIMPGNITFATDSANIAPSFYQPLNNLASSLKEFNQNQIEIVGYTDSTGSRQHNMDLSQRRAQSVATYLTSQGVSGANLSSRGAGPDNPIASNGDVNGRAQNRRVEVNLKAIPGQQYGGQQQPGTVQQYP; translated from the coding sequence ATGTTCACCTCGCGTCGTTTGATCGTTGTTGCTACCGCTGTGGCCTTGTTGTCCGGCTGTGCTTCGCCTAACCCCTATGACAACCAAGGGCAGGCCGACGGCTCCACGGGCATGAGCAAAACTGCAAAATACGGTGGCCTGGGGGCCTTGGCCGGCGCGCTGGCCGGTGCCGCCATCGACCACAACAACCGTGGCAAGGGCGCGCTGATCGGCGCCGCGGTGGTGGGTGCTTCCGCCGCCGGCTATGGCTACTACGCCGACCAGCAGGAAAAGAAACTGCGCGCCAGCATGGCCAATACCGGGGTCGAAGTGCAGCGCCAGGGCGATCAGATCAAGCTGATCATGCCGGGTAACATCACCTTCGCCACCGACTCGGCGAACATCGCCCCCAGCTTCTATCAGCCGCTGAACAACCTCGCCAGCTCCCTCAAGGAGTTCAACCAGAACCAGATCGAAATCGTCGGCTACACCGACAGCACCGGCAGCCGCCAGCACAACATGGACCTGTCCCAGCGTCGTGCCCAGAGCGTGGCGACCTACCTGACTTCGCAAGGTGTCAGCGGGGCCAACCTGTCGTCCCGTGGCGCTGGCCCGGACAACCCGATCGCCAGCAATGGCGACGTCAATGGCCGTGCGCAGAACCGCCGGGTGGAAGTGAACCTCAAGGCGATTCCCGGCCAGCAGTATGGCGGCCAGCAACAGCCGGGTACGGTCCAGCAGTATCCGTAA